A part of Sander vitreus isolate 19-12246 chromosome 8, sanVit1, whole genome shotgun sequence genomic DNA contains:
- the spi1a gene encoding transcription factor PU.1a: MMDRYVISSASEEIIPNEPQTYRPPAELYPYLNVGEIYEDHRWTFHTERVQPTDFENSPVSHLIELQPVSPQLVQPYRFSSESLPLHLDPPLGPLSVSSQIPHYNPSLCYPYQPSASPGHYYSEEEQRGISPPLEVSEGEDELEDHNHSSFRKDNSNKKKIRLYQFLLDLLRNGDMSDSIWWLDQAKGIFQFSTKHKEVLASHWGTQKGNRKKMTYQKMARALRNYGKSGEIKKVKKKLTYQFSEEVLRNLYIRPYPH, translated from the exons ATGATGGATAGATATGTCATATCATCT GCGTCAGAGGAAATCATTCCAAATGAACCACAGACTTATCGACCACCTGCAGAGCTGTACCCTTACCTCAATGTGGGGGAGATTTATGAAG ACCACAGATGGACCTTCCACACGGAGCGCGTCCAGCCGACGGACTTTGAGAATTCTCCGGTGAGTCACCTCATCGAGCTTCAGCCTGTGTCTCCTCAACTGGTTCAGCCATACCGCTTCAGCAGTGAGTCTCTGCCCCTTCACCTGGACCCACCACTCGgacctctctctgtgtcatcACAA ATCCCACATTACAACCCATCCCTGTGCTACCCGTACCAGCCCTCTGCCTCGCCTGGACATTACTACTCAGAAGAGGAACAAAGAGGAATCAGTCCCCCACTCGAGGTATCAGAAGGGGAGGATGAACTCGAAGACCACAACCATTCCTCCTTCAGGAAAGATAATA GCAACAAGAAAAAAATCCGCTTGTACCAGTTCCTCCTGGATTTGCTAAGAAACGGTGACATGAGTGACAGTATCTGGTGGCTGGACCAGGCCAAGGGCATCTTTCAGTTCTccacaaaacacaaagaggTTTTGGCCAGCCATTGGGGTACTCAGAAGGGAAACCGCAAAAAAATGACCTACCAAAAAATGGCTCGAGCTCTGAGGAACTACGGTAAATCTGGAGAgattaaaaaagtaaagaagaagCTAACCTACCAGTTCAGTGAGGAAGTGCTGAGAAACCTGTATATACGTCCGTATCCCCACTGA
- the LOC144522236 gene encoding protein regulator of cytokinesis 1-like isoform X2: MRVSEVHAAESVAYLNRALIRLQDIWEEIGIPEEQRLDRTNDMHKHIKGLLDLMIAEEGELKKRLLKNIQLHNKEVNDLCRELQLPPFEEEDGCTMLQMEKNSRTRLDVMREHKKQRMEELKGLVGKDLELCDIMCTTPFCIDKDSVPSLKQLETYRAYLDDLTKEKERRHDNFVSVKKEIIVYMDDLERHPETSFEMDVMCEDEEEFCLSNDNIDALKLLLCQLQERKAENELCCSAFRTKIQELWERLEIPQDEREAFSEHMVNSKKRNMEALQDEVQRLEVLKMQSMSRVVGAIRAEIALFWERCFYSQEQQQAFVPYHDEDFTEELLNLHEAEIRTLKKCYEDHRELFEGVTKWQENWTLYLELDKKANDPSRFNNRGGNLLKEEKQRADLQKSLPKLEKSLKAQIDVWEQKHGKEFMVNGQKFLEYVQQQWDHHHTEKEREKLERQMKKTKQTQEDMLYGTSMRTPSKRRVAGTPTPGKVRKVNVTSTISTPNSFLSSGLSGTMCQSSIQKPPLSASKGLGLRTPGHGKTPRALERNKENISHLRNTPSGTLRSQDTQDHTFTFNSVAGSYSEFARDLSKASQSNVKSGVLNSTVGHQ; encoded by the exons ATGAGAGTGAG TGAAGTCCACGCAGCAGAGTCTGTTGCCTACCTCAACAGAGCACTGATCAGACTGCAGGATATTTGGGAAGAAATCGGGATTCCAGAGGAACAACGCCTAGATAGAACCAATGATATGCACAAGCACATTAAA GGTCTGCTGGACCTAATGATTGCGGAAGAAGGGGAGCTCAAGAAAAGATTACTGAAAAACATACAGTTACATAATAAGGAAGTTAATGATTTGTGCAGGGAACTTCAGCTGCCCCCCTTTGAG GAGGAAGATGGCTGCACCATGTTGCAGATGGAGAAGAATAGCCGCACACGTCTGGATGTGATGAGGGAGCACAAGAAGCAAAGAATGGAAGAGCTTAAGGGCCTCGTTGGCAAAGACCTTGAATTGTGTGATATTATGTGCACTACCCCATTTTGCATTGACAAGGACTCTGTCCCATCACTGAAGCAACTTGAGACGTATCGTGCCTACCTGGATGATCTGACCAAAGAGAAG GAACGTCGTCATGATAATTTTGTGAGCGTCAAAAAGGAGATCATCGTATACATGGATGATCTGGAGCGGCACCCTGAGACTAGTTTTGAGATGGATGTGATGTGTGAGGACGAGGAGGAATTTTGTCTGTCAAATGACAACATTGATGCTCTTAAACTACTACTTTGTCAG TTACAAGAACGCAAGGCTGAGAATGAGCTCTGTTGTTCAGCTTTCCGGACTAAGATCCAGGAGTTGTGGGAAAGACTTGAGATTCCCCAAGACGAGAGGGAAGCCTTTTCTGAGCATATGGTCAATTCAAAGAAGAGAAACATGGAGGCA CTCCAGGATGAGGTCCAGCGTCTAGAGGTGCTGAAAATGCAGAGCATGAGCCGTGTCGTTGGGGCCATCAGAGCGGAGATTGCCCTTTTCTGGGAGAGATGCTTTTACAGCCAAGAACAGCAGCAAGCTTTCGTTCCATATCATGACG AGGATTTTACTGAAGAGCTTCTCAACCTGCATGAGGCGGAGATCAGGACCCTGAAGAAGTGTTACGAGGACCACAGAGAACTCTTTGAGGGAGTCACAAAATGGCAGGAGAACTGGACCTTGTACTTGGAACTTGAC AAAAAGGCCAATGACCCCTCAAGGTTCAACAACAGAGGTGGGAACCTTCTGaaagaagagaaacagagagctgACCTGCAGAAAAGTTTGCCTAAG CTGGAAAAGAGTCTTAAAGCCCAAATTGATGTTTGGGAGCAGAAGCATGGCaaggaattcatggtcaatggACAGAAATTTCTTGAGTACGTGCAGCAGCAGTGGGATCACCACCACactgaaaaggagagagagaaactggaaAGG CAAATGAAGAAAACTAAACAGACACAGGAGGACATGTTATATGGAACTTCAATGAGAACGCCATCCAAAAGGCGGGTAGCAGGGACTCCCACGCCTGGAAAAGTAAGAAAG GTCAACGTCACCTCGACCATCTCCACTCCTAACAGCTTCCTTAGTTCAGGCCTCAGTGGAACCATGTGCCAGTCCTCCATCCAGAAACCACCTCTGTCTGCCAGCAAG GGTCTTGGCCTGCGAACCCCTGGACATGGAAAGACTCCCCGTGCACTAGAGCGAAACAAGGAAAACATCTCCCATCTTAGAAACACTCCAAGTGGCACACTAAGGTCTCAGGATACTCAAGATCACACCTTCACCTTTAACTCTGTTGCTGGGTCCTATTCGGAATTTGCG AGAGACCTCTCAAAGGCTTCTCAATCGAACGTGAAGTCAGGAGTGCTGAACTCCACTGTCGGTCATCAGTGA
- the LOC144522236 gene encoding protein regulator of cytokinesis 1-like isoform X3 yields the protein MSDFECEVHAAESVAYLNRALIRLQDIWEEIGIPEEQRLDRTNDMHKHIKGLLDLMIAEEGELKKRLLKNIQLHNKEVNDLCRELQLPPFEEEDGCTMLQMEKNSRTRLDVMREHKKQRMEELKGLVGKDLELCDIMCTTPFCIDKDSVPSLKQLETYRAYLDDLTKEKERRHDNFVSVKKEIIVYMDDLERHPETSFEMDVMCEDEEEFCLSNDNIDALKLLLCQLQERKAENELCCSAFRTKIQELWERLEIPQDEREAFSEHMVNSKKRNMEALQDEVQRLEVLKMQSMSRVVGAIRAEIALFWERCFYSQEQQQAFVPYHDEDFTEELLNLHEAEIRTLKKCYEDHRELFEGVTKWQENWTLYLELDKKANDPSRFNNRGGNLLKEEKQRADLQKSLPKLEKSLKAQIDVWEQKHGKEFMVNGQKFLEYVQQQWDHHHTEKEREKLERQMKKTKQTQEDMLYGTSMRTPSKRRVAGTPTPGKVRKVNVTSTISTPNSFLSSGLSGTMCQSSIQKPPLSASKGLGLRTPGHGKTPRALERNKENISHLRNTPSGTLRETSQRLLNRT from the exons ATGAGTGATTTTGAATG TGAAGTCCACGCAGCAGAGTCTGTTGCCTACCTCAACAGAGCACTGATCAGACTGCAGGATATTTGGGAAGAAATCGGGATTCCAGAGGAACAACGCCTAGATAGAACCAATGATATGCACAAGCACATTAAA GGTCTGCTGGACCTAATGATTGCGGAAGAAGGGGAGCTCAAGAAAAGATTACTGAAAAACATACAGTTACATAATAAGGAAGTTAATGATTTGTGCAGGGAACTTCAGCTGCCCCCCTTTGAG GAGGAAGATGGCTGCACCATGTTGCAGATGGAGAAGAATAGCCGCACACGTCTGGATGTGATGAGGGAGCACAAGAAGCAAAGAATGGAAGAGCTTAAGGGCCTCGTTGGCAAAGACCTTGAATTGTGTGATATTATGTGCACTACCCCATTTTGCATTGACAAGGACTCTGTCCCATCACTGAAGCAACTTGAGACGTATCGTGCCTACCTGGATGATCTGACCAAAGAGAAG GAACGTCGTCATGATAATTTTGTGAGCGTCAAAAAGGAGATCATCGTATACATGGATGATCTGGAGCGGCACCCTGAGACTAGTTTTGAGATGGATGTGATGTGTGAGGACGAGGAGGAATTTTGTCTGTCAAATGACAACATTGATGCTCTTAAACTACTACTTTGTCAG TTACAAGAACGCAAGGCTGAGAATGAGCTCTGTTGTTCAGCTTTCCGGACTAAGATCCAGGAGTTGTGGGAAAGACTTGAGATTCCCCAAGACGAGAGGGAAGCCTTTTCTGAGCATATGGTCAATTCAAAGAAGAGAAACATGGAGGCA CTCCAGGATGAGGTCCAGCGTCTAGAGGTGCTGAAAATGCAGAGCATGAGCCGTGTCGTTGGGGCCATCAGAGCGGAGATTGCCCTTTTCTGGGAGAGATGCTTTTACAGCCAAGAACAGCAGCAAGCTTTCGTTCCATATCATGACG AGGATTTTACTGAAGAGCTTCTCAACCTGCATGAGGCGGAGATCAGGACCCTGAAGAAGTGTTACGAGGACCACAGAGAACTCTTTGAGGGAGTCACAAAATGGCAGGAGAACTGGACCTTGTACTTGGAACTTGAC AAAAAGGCCAATGACCCCTCAAGGTTCAACAACAGAGGTGGGAACCTTCTGaaagaagagaaacagagagctgACCTGCAGAAAAGTTTGCCTAAG CTGGAAAAGAGTCTTAAAGCCCAAATTGATGTTTGGGAGCAGAAGCATGGCaaggaattcatggtcaatggACAGAAATTTCTTGAGTACGTGCAGCAGCAGTGGGATCACCACCACactgaaaaggagagagagaaactggaaAGG CAAATGAAGAAAACTAAACAGACACAGGAGGACATGTTATATGGAACTTCAATGAGAACGCCATCCAAAAGGCGGGTAGCAGGGACTCCCACGCCTGGAAAAGTAAGAAAG GTCAACGTCACCTCGACCATCTCCACTCCTAACAGCTTCCTTAGTTCAGGCCTCAGTGGAACCATGTGCCAGTCCTCCATCCAGAAACCACCTCTGTCTGCCAGCAAG GGTCTTGGCCTGCGAACCCCTGGACATGGAAAGACTCCCCGTGCACTAGAGCGAAACAAGGAAAACATCTCCCATCTTAGAAACACTCCAAGTGGCACACTAAG AGAGACCTCTCAAAGGCTTCTCAATCGAACGTGA
- the LOC144522236 gene encoding protein regulator of cytokinesis 1-like isoform X4: MSDFECEVHAAESVAYLNRALIRLQDIWEEIGIPEEQRLDRTNDMHKHIKGLLDLMIAEEGELKKRLLKNIQLHNKEVNDLCRELQLPPFEEEDGCTMLQMEKNSRTRLDVMREHKKQRMEELKGLVGKDLELCDIMCTTPFCIDKDSVPSLKQLETYRAYLDDLTKEKERRHDNFVSVKKEIIVYMDDLERHPETSFEMDVMCEDEEEFCLSNDNIDALKLLLCQLQERKAENELCCSAFRTKIQELWERLEIPQDEREAFSEHMVNSKKRNMEALQDEVQRLEVLKMQSMSRVVGAIRAEIALFWERCFYSQEQQQAFVPYHDEDFTEELLNLHEAEIRTLKKCYEDHRELFEGVTKWQENWTLYLELDKKANDPSRFNNRGGNLLKEEKQRADLQKSLPKLEKSLKAQIDVWEQKHGKEFMVNGQKFLEYVQQQWDHHHTEKEREKLERQMKKTKQTQEDMLYGTSMRTPSKRRVAGTPTPGKVRKVNVTSTISTPNSFLSSGLSGTMCQSSIQKPPLSASKRDLSKASQSNVKSGVLNSTVGHQ; this comes from the exons ATGAGTGATTTTGAATG TGAAGTCCACGCAGCAGAGTCTGTTGCCTACCTCAACAGAGCACTGATCAGACTGCAGGATATTTGGGAAGAAATCGGGATTCCAGAGGAACAACGCCTAGATAGAACCAATGATATGCACAAGCACATTAAA GGTCTGCTGGACCTAATGATTGCGGAAGAAGGGGAGCTCAAGAAAAGATTACTGAAAAACATACAGTTACATAATAAGGAAGTTAATGATTTGTGCAGGGAACTTCAGCTGCCCCCCTTTGAG GAGGAAGATGGCTGCACCATGTTGCAGATGGAGAAGAATAGCCGCACACGTCTGGATGTGATGAGGGAGCACAAGAAGCAAAGAATGGAAGAGCTTAAGGGCCTCGTTGGCAAAGACCTTGAATTGTGTGATATTATGTGCACTACCCCATTTTGCATTGACAAGGACTCTGTCCCATCACTGAAGCAACTTGAGACGTATCGTGCCTACCTGGATGATCTGACCAAAGAGAAG GAACGTCGTCATGATAATTTTGTGAGCGTCAAAAAGGAGATCATCGTATACATGGATGATCTGGAGCGGCACCCTGAGACTAGTTTTGAGATGGATGTGATGTGTGAGGACGAGGAGGAATTTTGTCTGTCAAATGACAACATTGATGCTCTTAAACTACTACTTTGTCAG TTACAAGAACGCAAGGCTGAGAATGAGCTCTGTTGTTCAGCTTTCCGGACTAAGATCCAGGAGTTGTGGGAAAGACTTGAGATTCCCCAAGACGAGAGGGAAGCCTTTTCTGAGCATATGGTCAATTCAAAGAAGAGAAACATGGAGGCA CTCCAGGATGAGGTCCAGCGTCTAGAGGTGCTGAAAATGCAGAGCATGAGCCGTGTCGTTGGGGCCATCAGAGCGGAGATTGCCCTTTTCTGGGAGAGATGCTTTTACAGCCAAGAACAGCAGCAAGCTTTCGTTCCATATCATGACG AGGATTTTACTGAAGAGCTTCTCAACCTGCATGAGGCGGAGATCAGGACCCTGAAGAAGTGTTACGAGGACCACAGAGAACTCTTTGAGGGAGTCACAAAATGGCAGGAGAACTGGACCTTGTACTTGGAACTTGAC AAAAAGGCCAATGACCCCTCAAGGTTCAACAACAGAGGTGGGAACCTTCTGaaagaagagaaacagagagctgACCTGCAGAAAAGTTTGCCTAAG CTGGAAAAGAGTCTTAAAGCCCAAATTGATGTTTGGGAGCAGAAGCATGGCaaggaattcatggtcaatggACAGAAATTTCTTGAGTACGTGCAGCAGCAGTGGGATCACCACCACactgaaaaggagagagagaaactggaaAGG CAAATGAAGAAAACTAAACAGACACAGGAGGACATGTTATATGGAACTTCAATGAGAACGCCATCCAAAAGGCGGGTAGCAGGGACTCCCACGCCTGGAAAAGTAAGAAAG GTCAACGTCACCTCGACCATCTCCACTCCTAACAGCTTCCTTAGTTCAGGCCTCAGTGGAACCATGTGCCAGTCCTCCATCCAGAAACCACCTCTGTCTGCCAGCAAG AGAGACCTCTCAAAGGCTTCTCAATCGAACGTGAAGTCAGGAGTGCTGAACTCCACTGTCGGTCATCAGTGA
- the LOC144522236 gene encoding protein regulator of cytokinesis 1-like isoform X1 gives MSDFECEVHAAESVAYLNRALIRLQDIWEEIGIPEEQRLDRTNDMHKHIKGLLDLMIAEEGELKKRLLKNIQLHNKEVNDLCRELQLPPFEEEDGCTMLQMEKNSRTRLDVMREHKKQRMEELKGLVGKDLELCDIMCTTPFCIDKDSVPSLKQLETYRAYLDDLTKEKERRHDNFVSVKKEIIVYMDDLERHPETSFEMDVMCEDEEEFCLSNDNIDALKLLLCQLQERKAENELCCSAFRTKIQELWERLEIPQDEREAFSEHMVNSKKRNMEALQDEVQRLEVLKMQSMSRVVGAIRAEIALFWERCFYSQEQQQAFVPYHDEDFTEELLNLHEAEIRTLKKCYEDHRELFEGVTKWQENWTLYLELDKKANDPSRFNNRGGNLLKEEKQRADLQKSLPKLEKSLKAQIDVWEQKHGKEFMVNGQKFLEYVQQQWDHHHTEKEREKLERQMKKTKQTQEDMLYGTSMRTPSKRRVAGTPTPGKVRKVNVTSTISTPNSFLSSGLSGTMCQSSIQKPPLSASKGLGLRTPGHGKTPRALERNKENISHLRNTPSGTLRSQDTQDHTFTFNSVAGSYSEFARDLSKASQSNVKSGVLNSTVGHQ, from the exons ATGAGTGATTTTGAATG TGAAGTCCACGCAGCAGAGTCTGTTGCCTACCTCAACAGAGCACTGATCAGACTGCAGGATATTTGGGAAGAAATCGGGATTCCAGAGGAACAACGCCTAGATAGAACCAATGATATGCACAAGCACATTAAA GGTCTGCTGGACCTAATGATTGCGGAAGAAGGGGAGCTCAAGAAAAGATTACTGAAAAACATACAGTTACATAATAAGGAAGTTAATGATTTGTGCAGGGAACTTCAGCTGCCCCCCTTTGAG GAGGAAGATGGCTGCACCATGTTGCAGATGGAGAAGAATAGCCGCACACGTCTGGATGTGATGAGGGAGCACAAGAAGCAAAGAATGGAAGAGCTTAAGGGCCTCGTTGGCAAAGACCTTGAATTGTGTGATATTATGTGCACTACCCCATTTTGCATTGACAAGGACTCTGTCCCATCACTGAAGCAACTTGAGACGTATCGTGCCTACCTGGATGATCTGACCAAAGAGAAG GAACGTCGTCATGATAATTTTGTGAGCGTCAAAAAGGAGATCATCGTATACATGGATGATCTGGAGCGGCACCCTGAGACTAGTTTTGAGATGGATGTGATGTGTGAGGACGAGGAGGAATTTTGTCTGTCAAATGACAACATTGATGCTCTTAAACTACTACTTTGTCAG TTACAAGAACGCAAGGCTGAGAATGAGCTCTGTTGTTCAGCTTTCCGGACTAAGATCCAGGAGTTGTGGGAAAGACTTGAGATTCCCCAAGACGAGAGGGAAGCCTTTTCTGAGCATATGGTCAATTCAAAGAAGAGAAACATGGAGGCA CTCCAGGATGAGGTCCAGCGTCTAGAGGTGCTGAAAATGCAGAGCATGAGCCGTGTCGTTGGGGCCATCAGAGCGGAGATTGCCCTTTTCTGGGAGAGATGCTTTTACAGCCAAGAACAGCAGCAAGCTTTCGTTCCATATCATGACG AGGATTTTACTGAAGAGCTTCTCAACCTGCATGAGGCGGAGATCAGGACCCTGAAGAAGTGTTACGAGGACCACAGAGAACTCTTTGAGGGAGTCACAAAATGGCAGGAGAACTGGACCTTGTACTTGGAACTTGAC AAAAAGGCCAATGACCCCTCAAGGTTCAACAACAGAGGTGGGAACCTTCTGaaagaagagaaacagagagctgACCTGCAGAAAAGTTTGCCTAAG CTGGAAAAGAGTCTTAAAGCCCAAATTGATGTTTGGGAGCAGAAGCATGGCaaggaattcatggtcaatggACAGAAATTTCTTGAGTACGTGCAGCAGCAGTGGGATCACCACCACactgaaaaggagagagagaaactggaaAGG CAAATGAAGAAAACTAAACAGACACAGGAGGACATGTTATATGGAACTTCAATGAGAACGCCATCCAAAAGGCGGGTAGCAGGGACTCCCACGCCTGGAAAAGTAAGAAAG GTCAACGTCACCTCGACCATCTCCACTCCTAACAGCTTCCTTAGTTCAGGCCTCAGTGGAACCATGTGCCAGTCCTCCATCCAGAAACCACCTCTGTCTGCCAGCAAG GGTCTTGGCCTGCGAACCCCTGGACATGGAAAGACTCCCCGTGCACTAGAGCGAAACAAGGAAAACATCTCCCATCTTAGAAACACTCCAAGTGGCACACTAAGGTCTCAGGATACTCAAGATCACACCTTCACCTTTAACTCTGTTGCTGGGTCCTATTCGGAATTTGCG AGAGACCTCTCAAAGGCTTCTCAATCGAACGTGAAGTCAGGAGTGCTGAACTCCACTGTCGGTCATCAGTGA
- the LOC144521680 gene encoding uncharacterized protein LOC144521680 has protein sequence MNTLEDVPFQTLLGPLDEEVQLVTAPDIAIPDCHRILRDTEYGFNLEKWILTGQQPDCQTPSCPPYWLMFSSPEESCRANHRSGNPWDLNSRPRSHSLNSADTRWLHHRTVRFLISDSEDEDGYYEDNEASSNEDAPCSIKSREQPRSAAPKDPLSRVKDMYHGPSTHHSKPASPQSFRGSLPSLQDYRQSLRALEQHRSQQASSVPHRQKNSRKRKCSLGRRYSQDTPPAHSSPRLQQQRPSSAGPVVRNHRQTLRTGGSRGVFFDSAAELVSALSQEERELLETITEKGYPLRTAILALQKTGYHSPEKILKYLVANGRLCELGYDEAQVEEALEMFQNCESKAAEFLRLLTQFNEMGFQQSAIKEVLLVHENNRERALEELMTRMSST, from the exons ATGAACACTCTGGAGGATGTCCCATTTCAGACCCTACTGGGACCACTGGACGAGGAAGTGCAACTTGTGACGGCTCCAGACATCGCTATACCAGACTGCCATCGGATACTACGAGACACTGAG taTGGATTCAACCTGGAGAAATGGATCTTAACTGGGCAGCAGCCAGACTGCCAGACCCCCTCCTGCCCCCCCTACTGGCTGATGTTCAGCAGCCCTGAGGAGAGCTGCAGGGCCAATCACAGGAGCGGCAACCCGTGGGACCTGAACTCTCGACCCCGCAGTCACAGCCTGAACTCTGCAGACACTCGCTGGCTGCACCATCGCACTGTCAGGTTCCTCATATCTGACTCTGAGGATGAAGATGGTTACTATGAGGATAATGAAGCCTCCTCCAATGAAGATGCACCTTGCTCCATCAAGAGCAGAGAGCAGCCCCGGAGCGCTGCACCCAAAGACCCACTCTCCAGAGTCAAAGACATGTACCATGGTCCTTCCACTCACCACAGTAAGCCTGCCTCACCTCAGAGCTTTAGAGGCTCTTTACCTTCTCTCCAAGACTACAGACAATCTCTGCGAGCACTGGAGCAGCACAGGTCACAGCAGGCCAGCTCTGTGCCCCACAGGCAGAAGAACAGCAGAAAGAGGAAGTGTTCACTGGGCAGAAGATACTCCCAGGACACACCACCTGCTCACTCTTCACCCAGGCTGCAGCAACAACGACCCTCCTCTGCAGGGCCTGTTGTCAGAAACCACAGACAG ACCCTGAGGACTGGTGGCTCTCGTGGAGTTTTCTTTGACTCAGCAGCAGAGTTGGTGTCAGCACTCAGTCAGGAAGAGAGGGAGCTACTTGAAACCATCACAGAGAAGGGCTACCCTTTACGCACAGCTATTCTGGCTCTGCAGAAGACAGGCTATCACAGCCCGGAGAAG ATCCTAAAATACCTGGTAGCCAATGGCCGTCTGTGTGAGCTGGGTTATGATGAAGCACAGGTGGAGGAGGCCTTGGAGATGTTTCAAAACTGTGAGAGCAAG GCTGCTGAGTTCCTGCGCCTTCTGACTCAGTTTAATGAGATGGGGTTCCAGCAAAGTGCAATTAAAGAAGTGCTGCTTGTTCATGAAAATAACCGTGAGAGGGCTCTTGAAGAACTCATGACACGCATGTCTTCAACATAA